Within the Terriglobales bacterium genome, the region GCTTATAGCCCAGTTGCTGCATTGCGAATCCAATAGAGTGGATCACGTGGCTTGTTCCACTAACCCAGATACTTCCATTCTTTTTGAGGATTCGCTGACATTGACCTAACCAGCGCAGATTGAATTCGTGATTCCCATCTGGTCCGCGGGAGCGATCCCAACTTCCCTTGTTCACACTGACCATTCTCCCGGCGTGGCACGAGATGCCTCCATTCGAGAGGAAGTAGGGTGGGTCAGCGAAGATTAGGTCGACACTGTCATTCGGAATAGCGGCGAGCAGCTCGAGGGCATCACCCTGGAAGACCTTGATACTGTGCTTAGTGTCGTAGTGGATCGGTTCCGGCAGCCTTGGTGTCACCGTTCCTGCACTCAGCTGATCATCCGGCCGCACTCGATTTACGGTAGACATTCGGACGAGCTTTTCCTCACCTCTTAGCTCTTGGTGCTGCTCATCCTAGCACACGTCTGTAGACCCAGCGATCAGGCATTCGTTGTAGAAGGTGCGGCTCGTACAGACTGGCCTCCGGGTAACCTCTGCGTGGAAAGCCTTTCCCTACTTCGGATACTCGTAGACCCCGCGCCCGCTTTTGCGGCCCAGGCGGCCGGCCTTGACGTACTGCACCAGCAGCGGGCAGGGGCGGAACTTCTCTCCCAGAGATTTGTGCAGGTATTCGAGGATGTGCAGGCGCGTATCCAGGCCGACCAGGTCCACCAGCTCGAACGGACCCATGGGGTGGTTCAGGCCGAGCTTCAGGGCCTTGTCGATGTCGGCGGCGGAGGCCACGCCCTCCTGCAGCATGTAGAACGCTTCGTTGCCGATCATGGCGTTGATGCGGCTGGTGATGAAACCCGGCGACTCTTTCACCACCACCACTTCCTTGCCCATGCGCCGGCCCACTTCGACCGCGGCGGCGAGCGTCGGTTCGTCGGTTTCGAGGGCGCGCACGACCTCGAGCAGCTTCATCTTGTGCACGGGATTGAAAAAGTGCATGCCCAGGCATTTGGGCGCGCGGTAGGTGACCGAGGCGATCTCGGTGATGGAGAGCGACGAGGTGTTCGAGGCCAGGATGGTATGCGGCGGGCAGATCTTATCGAGCAGGGTGAAGATCTCGATCTTGGATTCAATCTCTTCCGGCACGGCTTCGATGACCAGGTCGGCGGCGCGCGCGGCCTCGTCCACGGAACCCGCGAACTCGATGCGCGCGTAAGCAGCGTCGGCATCCTCGCGGCTGACCTTGCCGATCTCGACGGCCTTGGCGAGGTTGGCCTGGATCTCGCTCTGGGCGCGGCGCAGGCTTTCCGGGAGGATGTCCTCGAGGATGGTGCGATAGCCGGCGAGGGCGGCGGCGTGCGCGATGCCCCGGCCCATCAGCCCGGCGCCGATCACGGAGATGGTGCGGATCTCAGCCCTCACTCGCTGCGCTCCAGTTGCTCGATCACGCTCAAATAATTGGGCTCGACCTTACGCATGTACTCGGCCAGTTGCTTTTTTTCTTCCGCGGTCATGAAGCTGAAGTTGGCGGTGATGCGCCGCAGCGTGGCGGCGATGTCGTCCACGTAGTTCATCATGCGAATGATTTCGCCGGTCACGATCATGGCAGGCTCCTTGGGCTCCGCGCACCAGCGCCGCGACTCGCGGGCTTCGCCGGGAATGTCCGGCGGCGCGGCGGGAACTGGCTATTGTCACTGCTGCCTGTGATTTAGTAAAGACGCCCCTTGCGCCCGCGCTAGAATGTTTTCGCCATGCTGCGCGACCGGAATCTGGTTCCGCTCTCCCGGCAGCACCAGCACGCGCTGGCCATGTGCGTGCTGATCCGCCGCGCGCTCAGTTCCGGCAAGGCCAGCATGGAGAAGTGGCGCGGCGAGCTGCGCGAGGCCTTTGCCAGCGAGATCGGCGTCCACTTCGTGGCGGAAGAAGAAGTGCTGTTCCCGGAGGCGCGCAACTTCCCTGCCCTGGCGCCGCTGGTGGAAGAACTGCTGCGCGATCATGCCGCGCTGCGCGACAGCTTCCAGCGCGCCGAACGCGGCACGCTGGACGCCAAGGAACTGGAGCGCTTCGTCGCCCTGCTCGACCAGCACATCCGCAAGGAAGAGCGCCAGCTCTTCGAGCAGATGCAGAAGCTCGTCCCCGCCGACCGCCTGGAAGAACTGGGACGCGCCATGCAGAAGCGGCTGAGCGGGCCGTCCTGCAAGGTGAGCTACTAGCCCCTAGCTGCTGGCTCCTGGCCTTTGGCTCTTGGTTTTTGGCTCTTGGCTATGCGAACGAGCAGAGGGTTGGGCCTCAGCTTTCCGGGCTGAAGCCCGAAAAAAATCTTGCCAGACGGGCTTTTACAGCGCGGCTGAAAGCCGCGCCCTTTGAAGACAGCGTCAATTCAGGCGCAGAAGTCCTCGGCGGCCGCGGGTGCGGCGGAAGGCGGCGCGGGGTCGCGGTCGGTGACTTCGGCGAGCACGGCGAGGCGGTCGGCGAGAGCCGGCGTGAGCGCATCGGGCAGGAAGCGCCAGGTCCAGTTGCCGTCGGGGCGGCTGGGAACGTTCATGCGGGCTTCGCTGCCCAATCCCAGCGCATCCTGCAGCGGGAAGAGGGCGAGCACGGCGGGCGAAGCCAAAGCGCCGCGGATGAAAGCCCAGTTCATGCCATCGGGATCGCGGCCGAAGTAGGCTTCGGCGTGGCGGCGCTCGGCGTCGGTGGCTCCGGATTGCCACCAACCGCGCACGGTGTCGTTGTCGTGGGTGCCGGTGTAGACGACGCAGTTGGTCTCGTAGCGGTGCGGCAGATAGATATGGGCGCCCGGGTTGCCGAAGGCGAACTGCAGCACCTTCATGCCGGGGATGTTCCAGCGGCTGCGCAGGGCGTGCACCTCGGGCGTGATGTAGCCGAGGTCTTCGGCAATCAGCGGCAACTCGCCGAGCGCGGCGCTGAGGGCGCGGAAGAGGTGGTCGCCCGGCCCCGACTGCCAGCGTCCATTGACGGCGGTGGGATCGTTCGCGGGAATCTCCCAGTACTGCTCGAAGCCGCGGAAATGGTCGAGGCGCAGGAGGTCGCAGGTGCGCAGGGCCATGCGCACGCGCTCGATCCACCAGTCGTAGCCGCGGGCGGCGAGCACCTCCCAGCGGTAGAGAGGATTGCCCCAGCGCTGGCCAGTCTGGCTGAACAGGTCGGGCGGGACGCCAGCGACCACATAGGGCTCGAGGTCGTCATCGCGGATGGTGAACATCTCGCGGTGGGCCCAGACGTCAGCGGAATCGAGGCTGACGAAGATGGCGGCGTCGCCCACCAGGCGGATGCCGCGGCGGCGCGCCTCGGCGTGCAGCGCGTTCCACTGCTCGAAGAAGAAGAACTGGATGATGCGGCCGACTTCGACGTCGGCGGCGAGAT harbors:
- a CDS encoding 3-hydroxyacyl-CoA dehydrogenase NAD-binding domain-containing protein; this translates as MRAEIRTISVIGAGLMGRGIAHAAALAGYRTILEDILPESLRRAQSEIQANLAKAVEIGKVSREDADAAYARIEFAGSVDEAARAADLVIEAVPEEIESKIEIFTLLDKICPPHTILASNTSSLSITEIASVTYRAPKCLGMHFFNPVHKMKLLEVVRALETDEPTLAAAVEVGRRMGKEVVVVKESPGFITSRINAMIGNEAFYMLQEGVASAADIDKALKLGLNHPMGPFELVDLVGLDTRLHILEYLHKSLGEKFRPCPLLVQYVKAGRLGRKSGRGVYEYPK
- a CDS encoding hemerythrin domain-containing protein; this translates as MLRDRNLVPLSRQHQHALAMCVLIRRALSSGKASMEKWRGELREAFASEIGVHFVAEEEVLFPEARNFPALAPLVEELLRDHAALRDSFQRAERGTLDAKELERFVALLDQHIRKEERQLFEQMQKLVPADRLEELGRAMQKRLSGPSCKVSY
- the malQ gene encoding 4-alpha-glucanotransferase, translating into MPFTRASGILLHPTSLPSRGGIGDLGPAAYLFLDFLSAARQRLWQVLPLAPAGLGNSPYSATSAFAGNPLLISLERLAERGWLTAEHLRDLPAPSPSVDYAAVRRRKLPLLREAARNFLAKAAAAQRERFERFCSEHAAWLNDFALYDALRTRHGEQAWNRWPSAIAHRQPAALDRAREYLAADVEVGRIIQFFFFEQWNALHAEARRRGIRLVGDAAIFVSLDSADVWAHREMFTIRDDDLEPYVVAGVPPDLFSQTGQRWGNPLYRWEVLAARGYDWWIERVRMALRTCDLLRLDHFRGFEQYWEIPANDPTAVNGRWQSGPGDHLFRALSAALGELPLIAEDLGYITPEVHALRSRWNIPGMKVLQFAFGNPGAHIYLPHRYETNCVVYTGTHDNDTVRGWWQSGATDAERRHAEAYFGRDPDGMNWAFIRGALASPAVLALFPLQDALGLGSEARMNVPSRPDGNWTWRFLPDALTPALADRLAVLAEVTDRDPAPPSAAPAAAEDFCA